The nucleotide sequence GAAAGACGCTCACCAATGCTCGTCACGAATCCCCCGGGCGAATGCGCTCTCATTGCCTCGGGTGGATTAAGAGGCCGGGCCGGGGGGCGATAGGCCATCTCTCATGAAATCGCATCTGCCGGCGCGGGCCCCTCCTTCGTGGACTTCCTGGTGAAGGTGTTCATCGAGCGCATCGAGCCGACGGACAGGTGCCTTCAGTCGCAGTACCTGTACATCGTCCCCAATGAGCATCCCGGGCGCTTGCCGTTCCCCTTGCAGAACGGCCCGTCCTTCATCGCCTTGTCCTTGGCGATGACAGCCTGCAGGCTGTCTCCTTGGGTCCAGTAGAGGCACTCGTACACCGGCCCCGCCATCGGGCAACAGCCACAGCCACAGGCTTCATACGTATCGCCGACATCGGGAGGAGCGCCCTGTGCCGTAATGGGGTGAGGCATCGGGGCGTTACACCCCACCGTGAACGCCAGCAGCACTCGCAACGCACGCATGTGGGGACAGTAGGGAGAACCACGCGGGCGTGCCCATCCGCCAGTTGCCTGACAGCCGCTTTGCGGGTGTCACACCCATCCGGTATGGAACGCGCATGACTCACCCGACCTCATCGACGGACTTCGATCCACAACTGGCCCCCCTCCTCCCGCCGCTGAAGGGGTATGTGCCCTTGCAGATGTCGTTGGAGCAGCTCGAGCACTTCCGCCGGTTGAGCCATGTGACCTGGGAAACGCTGATGGGCGACGCGCAGGTCAGCTGCGTTGACTACAGCATCCCCGGATACCAGGGCGCCGAAATCGTGGTCTCCGTCATTGCCCGGCAAGGCCACTCGGTTCCCGGTCCCGCCGTCTATCACATCCATGGCGGCGGCATGGTGATGGGCACCCGCTTCGCGGGGGCGAAGCCGCTCGTGGAATGGGCGCTCCGCCATGATGCGGTCTGTGTCACCGTCGAGTACCGGCTGGCGCCCGAGCATCCAGCGCCCACCCTGGTGGAGGACTGCTACGCCGGGCTGGCGTGGATGGCGGCGCATGCTGACATGCTCCGGTTTGATCCGAATCAGCTGGTCATCTTCGGCGGGAGCGGCGGCGGAGGGCTCGCGGCGGGCACCACGCTTCTGGCTCGGGACCGGCAGGGTCCTCGGCTGTTGGGCCAACTTCTGCAATGCCCGATGCTGGATGACCGGAACGAGACGGAATCCGCACACCGCTACGACGGCGTCGGCGTCTGGGACCGCACCAGCAACCTGACCGCCTGGAGAGCCGTGCTGGGAGACCGCTGCGGAGGGCCCGAGGTGTCTCCGTATTCCGCGCCCGCGCGAGCATCGGACTTGAGCGGACTGCCGCCCACCTTCATCGACGTCGGAGGAGCGGAGACGTTTCGAGACGAAGCTGTCGCCTATGCCCGCGGAATCCTGGCGGCGGGCGGTGAGTGCGAGCTGCACGTCTGGGGCGGAGCCTTCCATGGCTTCTATGACATCGCCCCGCAGTCCGACCTGGCGCGCGCATGCATCGCGGCACGCGACGCGTGGATTGCACGGATGTTCGCCCGCGGCGCCATGAGCCCGTGTTCTCCGTAATGAAGATGAAGTTGGTTCAACGGGCTGCTGGCGGGCCGTGTATCTGAGGCGCCTGCCACACCGTCATCGTTGCCCTACAGCTCCCCCACTTGCTTCCAGGAATTTCCCCCATGTTCCATGCGCACCGCGTCCCACGAGTCCTGGTCTTCGCCCTGCTCCCGGTCCTCTCCGCCTGTTCCTCTTCCGAATGCACGGAGAACCGAGACTGCGCGTCCCGTGGACCGGACATCGTCTGTGTGGAGGAGACTTGCGTTCAGGCCGCCTTGCCCGACGCGGGAACCGTCGACGCGGGAACGGAAGACTCCGGGGTGGACGCGGGTTCAACGGACCCGGGCTCGGATGACGGTGGCGTGGACGCAGGCTCGGGCGATGCCGGCGCTCCGGACTCGGGCACGGATGCTGGGAGCTCCGCGCCGGAGGCTTCGCTGCGCATCACGGAGATCAACCCGTACGTCCAGCAGGAGCTCATCGAGCTGGTGGCCGTCACCGGCGGCTCACTGACGGGCATCTCCCTCAAGGAGCTCACCAACTCCGACTTCACCTTCACCTTCCCCCAGGGCTACACGGTGGAGACAGGCGCGGTGTTGGTCCTCCACCTTCGCGGCGCCTGCACGGATGCCCCAGGGAACCCGGCCTCCTGTGGCCAGGCCGCCCCCTTCACCGCCGGGGCATGGGACTTCAGCATGCCGGGCTCGCTGAGCTACTCCGGCAAGGTCTTCGAACTCTTCGCGTCGGATGGCACTCCCATTGACGGCGTTCCATTCGTCCGAGCCTCCGGGGAGATGCCGTCCAACATCGTCGCCGCGGTCCAGCGCCTGCAGGCAGACCGGGTCTGGGACCCGACGCCTTGTGTGCATGACCTCCAGACCGGGTTCGCCCGTGACCGGTACTGCCGCAACATCGCCGTGGACTGGTCCAACATGAACGCGGACGCAAACGTCATGCGCATCGCCGGCGACTCGCCGCTGACGACGCCCGGGACTCGGTCGCAGTGGAGTGGCCCCCTGCCTTCACGCTGGGGCACCTACTAGCGACGACGGCTCCGGACGTCGCAAGGCGAGACCATGTCGCGGCGCTGACGCTCGTATCATGCGCCTCGCATGACGCCCACCGAGGCGCAGTAGGGGAAGCAGCCCATGCCGTAGCGCGTCTCGCCTTCTGAGGCCCCCGCGTGCGGCATGGGCCCCTTGTCTGTCAGGCGCCCTCATGCCGGCGACACGGGGGCCGGTGCGTTGCCCTTGAGCAAGGTCAGCAGTCCGGCGAGCAGCCCGACCCCAGGCGAGCCACCCAGGAGCGCTGCCCCCAGGACCATCCGCTCGTAGTCGTCCCCTGTCGGTGCGCCCGACGCTTTGGGCCCACTGAACATCCACAGATAGGCGGATACGCCCACCACCACCGTGGCGGCTCCGGAAATCAGCAGGAACCACTTCCACGAGCCGCGCCCCTTTCGCACCGCGAACAGGTGGATGAGGAGTGACACGACCCCAAGCACGCCCCCGCCAAAGAGCGCCAGAAAGAAAGCCCCGATGACGAACATTCCCATGGCGCGGCATCCTAGACCTCCCCCCCGCGTCTGGACACTGCGGGTCAGGGGGGTGGAGAGCCATCCACGTATGAATATCCCAACGCCGCGAAGCCCCCGCTTGAGGCTGTCTATCGACGGGTAGGAGTGCCGCGTCGTGACGAGCTTCAGCCTCACATGGGACTTCAACTTGGCGACGCCATGTCCGGCGGAAACCACACCGCAGGCTTCGTCGGGTTGACGGCTGCGCGTGACGTTCGCGCCTGCACCCGCTGGGAGCCCCACTGCACGCGATGGCTATTGGCGCGCCGGCCAGAAGCGCGCTGAAACAAGGGAAGCCTGCCCCTGCGAGGACTTCGTTCCTCCACCCAGCCCACCAAACTGAGCCGCGGTCAGTCTGGCGCGGAGGGCCCGCGATCTTTTTTCCGACCGACCGATGATTTTCGGCGGCCATGGCGGTCCAACCCTCAAAAACCGCTTCACGGAGAACCCCATGACCACGGCGACCCACACCGAACTCCAGCACACCGCCCCGGCAACCCGCCTGCAGGCGGGCACGCAGTCCTCCTCGAAGAAGGCCCTGTGGACGGGACGCGTCCTGAGCGGCATCGCCGTCCTCTTCCTGCTGTTCGATGCCACCGGGAAATTGCTCCAGATTCCGGAGGCGCAGCAGGGAACGGTGGAGCTCGGCTACCCCGTGAGCGTGCTCTTCGGATTGGGAATCGTTCAGCTGGTGTGCCTGGCGGTGTATCTCATTCCCCGGCTCTCGGTGCTGGGGGCCATCCTGTGGACGGGCTATCTCGGAGGCGCGGTCGCCACCCATGTCCGGGTCGGCAACCCGCTCTTCTCCCACATGCTCTTCCCCGTCTACGTCGCGACGCTGCTCTGGCTGGGGCTCTGGCTGCGCGACGCGCGGCTGCGCGCCGTCCTGCCGGGCCGGGCCACGTCGCCAGAGTCTTCAGGCCGCCCTGGCGCGGAACCGTAGCCCGCTCTTCCCGCCGGGCCCCTGGCTGCCTGGCTCCGAGAGAAGAACGGCCCCTGGGCTCGAGAGGCAGGAAGCCGGGTCTCCTCCTCTTCGCCGTGAACGGGATACTACGGCCACTCCATACAATTGGTGCCTCGCTGCACAGCGATTGGCGATGGCGTGCTGAGCTCCGCTCGAGAGGCGAGCCTCTGTCCGATGTCCGGCACGGCCCGGCCGCCGGATGAAGCGCGGGCTTTCCACTCGACTCAAGGCACGCGATGTTCAATTCCGTTCTATCCCCCCAGGAGAGAGTCGCATGCGAACCCTGTCAATGCCCCTCATCGTCGCCGCCCTCCTAACTGGCTGCAGCCAGACCCCAGACCCCACGCCAACGCCACAAGACTCAGGCGTCCCGCAGCAGGACTCGGGCGTCCCGCCGGAAGATTCGGGCGTCCCGCCAGATGACGCGGGCGTCCCGCCAGATGACGCGGGCGTTCCGCCAGACGACGCGGGTGTTCCGCCAGAAGATCCGCTTCCCACCGGCCCTCCGGTCCCGCAGGGCCCGCCCAACGTGCCCGAGTTTGATCCGGCCTTCCCCGGGCAGACACGCGTCCCAGCCATCCAGACACAGACGCCCATCCAGGTCACCGAGATTGCCTCGGGCTTCAGGAATCCCTGGGCCATCGCCTTCCTGCCCGACCAGCGCATGCTGGTGACGGAGAAGCCCACCGGCTCGCTCTACATCGTCACGCCGCAGGGCGCGAAGTCCCCTGCCGTCGCGGGGCTGCCCTCCGTGGATGGCCGTGGCCAGGGGGGCCTGCTCGACGTGGAGGTCGGCCCCGACTACGCACAGAGCCAGCTCATCTACTGGACCTATTCCGAGCCACGCCAGGGCGGCAACGGGCTCGCGGTGGCGCGTGCGAAGCTCGTGGACGGTGCGCAGCCTCGCGTGGAGGACGTCCAGGTCATCTTCCGCATGATGCCCACGCTCGAGTCGACGCTGCACTCGGGGGGACGGATGGTGTTCACCCCCGACGGCAAGCTGTTCGTCACGCTCGGCGAGCGCTCCATCCTCGCGGGCCGGGTGCAGGCTCGGGAACTGAACAGCCACTTCGGCAAGGTGGTCCGCATCAATCCCGACGGCTCCGTGCCCCAGGACAACCCCTACGTGAACACCGAGGGGGCGAAGCCGGAAATCTGGTCGGTGGGCCACCGCAACGTCCTGTCGGCGGCGCTCGACAGCCAGAACCGGCTGTGGACGGTCGAAATGGGACCGCGCGGGGGTGACGAGCTCAACCGCCCCGAGGCCGGCAAGGACTACGGCTGGCCCACCATCGGGTATGGCGAGGAGTACTCCGGCGCGCCCATCCACGAGAGCCCTCGGGGCCCAGGCATGGAGCAGCCCGTGTACTACTGGGACCCGGTCATTTCTCCCTCGGGGATGACCATCTACTCGGGGAGCCTGTTCCCCGAATGGCGGAACAACATCTTCATCGGAGGCCTGTCCAGCCAGGCGCTGGTGCGGCTCATGATGCGGAATGACCGCGTCGTGGGCGAGGAGCATCTCCTCAAGGACCTGGGCGTGCGCATCCGCGAGGTGGTGCAGGGCCCCGACGGAGCCCTCTACCTGCTCACCGACGCCACCAACGGAAAGCTGCTCAAGGTCACGCCGCGCTGAAGTCACCGCCGGCCACGGCATGCGCTCCACGCTCCCCGAGCGACTCGGTCCTCGGGGGGCGCGGAGCTGCGGCTTCAACCCGCCCCTCTCCGTCCAATCCGTCCGCATTCCGGAACCAAACCAGCCTCCGGAGTGTCTGGGGCCCGCGTCGAGCCCACGACCCCGGAGAATCCATGACGATGAGACTCGCCGTCGGCGCCCTGCTGCTGCTCTGGGGGTGCGCGACGCCTCCTGCGGCCCCGCGGCGCCCCCTGCCCGCGAAGGCAGGGCCCGTCTTCCTGGAGAATGACTGGGAGGGAGCGCTCCGGGCGGGGCGGGAGGGGCGGCGGCCCGTCCTCGTGGAGGCCTGGGCCCCCTGGTGCCAGTCGTGCCGGTCCATGCGCGCCACGGTGCTGGCGTCCCCCGCCCTGGATGAGTGGGCGGACCGCTTCGTCTGGCTCGCGGTGGACACGGACGCCGACACCAGCATGGCCTTCCTCCAGCGATACCCGGTGGACACGTGGCCCACCTTCTTCGTCCTGGAGCCGGAACACGGCGCCGTCCTCGCGCGCTCGTTGGGTGCGGTGTCCCTCCCCCAATTCCTGGGCTTGCTCGAGCAATCCGAGCGGACCTTCCAGCAAGGCCGCCTGGGCACGGAGGCGCTGGTCCGGGCGGAGGCGCTCGCCCTCTCCGGTCAGCACGGCGAAGCCGCGGTGGCCTATCAGCGGGCCCTGGAGCAGTTGGCCCCCGAGGACGCGCGCCGCGCGGGCGCCCTCGTGTCCTGGAGCAAGTCGCTGGCCGCCACGGGCGCCTCCGCGGACTGCATGCGGGTGGCCGTGAGGGAGCTGCCGAAGCTCTCGCGCGTGGATGATCGCACGCGGCTGCTGTACGTGGGCATGGGCTGCGCGCTGGACACGAACACCGAGGAGGCGCGAGCGGTGCGAGGCCAGTTCGCCGAGGAGGCAAACCGGGCCCTGGGTGCTCCCGAGACCGCGCTGACTCCGCTTCAACGCTCGTCGCTCTACGAGCTTGCATGCGAAGCCCGTGAGGCGACCGGGGACGAAGCCGGGCTGCGCGACCAGGCGCGGACCTGGTGGGCGTTCCTCCAGCTCCAAGCCACTCACGCGAATGGGGCCGAGGAGCGCGCGGCGCTCGATTCGCATCGGGTGATGGCCACCGCGCTGTTGGACCAGCCGGACGCCGCCATTCCCCTCTTGGAGCGCAGCGAGCGGGAGCTGCCCGGGGACTACAACCCGCCAGCCCGGCTCGCGACGCTGTACCTGATGGCCGGGAGGAAGGATGAGGCGCTGACGGCGAGCAAGCGGGCCCTGGCCCTGGCCAGGGGCGTCTCCCGAGGCACCGTGCTCGCGGGCCATGCACGCATCCTCATGGCACATGGCGAGCGGGCACACGCGGAGCGGCTGCTGACCGAGGCCTTGAGCGAGATGGACCGGACGCCAGGCATTCCCCAGGACCATCTCCAGCGAAAGGTCCTCGAGCAAACCCTCGCGAGGCTTCGCGCGAGCAACGGTGCGGCGCCGAAGTGAACGGCGAACGGAAGGCCGCCATGAGTCGGCGCTGAAAGGCTCCGCCTTGCAGGGCCGGGGGCGGGCAGCCAGGCGGATGGGCCCCACCATTTCGCCCGAGCCTGGCCTGTTTCGCCTACGCTGCCCGCCGTCTCCTGAAAGGCCGGTGTCCGTCGCATGGGTGGTCGTGTGCTCTCTCCAGTCCTCCTCGTCGGTGCGGGAACGGGGGAGGCCACGTGCGGCATCCTGTACCTGGCGGGCTACCTGCGGCGCGGCGGCATCGAGGCCTTCGTGCGGCTGTACGATGGGGATGAGACCGAAGCCGAGGTGACACGCACCTTCGAGAGTCTCCTGCGCCGCGTACGCCCGAAGCTCGTGGGCATCAGCCTCAAGTGGTTCCACCACGTGGACCGTGCGCTGCTCATCGCGAGGACGGTGCGGCGGCTCGACCCCTCCATCCGCATCGTCGTGGGTGGCAACTCCGCGTCGTACTGGTGGAAGGAGCTGAGCGGCTACGACAGCATCGACCACATCGTGCTGGGCGACGGCGAGGTGCCACTGCTGGCGCTGTGCAATGGCGAGGAGGCGCCGCCCAACGTCGTGACGAGGAGTCCGGACGGCCGTCCGCGCCGGCTGCCGCTGGAGTACGTGCAGCGCGCCACGAACACGGACGACATCTATTACTCGCACTTCAACGACATCTTCCTCAGCCAGATGGACCAGCACTCGTTCTCCGGCTGGGTCGCGCCCGGCAAGGGGTGCGGTGAGAACTGCCTGTATTGCGGCGGGGCGCGAGGCAACCAGAAGGCGGACTTCGGGCGCGCGAAGCCCTTCCTGCGCGCCGAGGAGAACGTGCGCCGCGACCACCAGGAGATCGCCGGGCGGACGTGGCAGATGCGCTACGACTTCGCGGGCAGCACCGCCGGTTTCCTGAGCAGCACCTGGGCGGGCGTGGACCTCTCCCGCCACTGCTGCACGTACTTCCTGTGGGGCGTGCCTCGGGTGGAGCTGGTGGCGGCGCTGGCCGAGACGTTCCAGCGCGTCTACATGGTCATCGACATCGGTTGCTTCTCCGAACAGCAGCGGCTGGAGCAGATGGGCCGAGGACTGCTAAAGCCCTGCGCGAAGGACCGCGAGCTGCTGGAAGTCATCGACGCCTGCCGCAAGTACCCCAACCTGGACATCGAAATCTCCGGCATCGGAGGCCTGCCCTTCGCGAGCAAGGCCACCCTGGCGGAGGAATTACGGCTCGTGGAGCGCATCATCGGCCTGGACTGCGTGGTGGGCTACCAGCGGCTCGAGGCGCAGCCCGGGGCGCTGGTGACGCAGCACCCCGCGCGCTTCGACATGGTGACGGAGGCGAAGACCTTCGCGGAGTTCCTCGACTACTTCGAGCGCCGCGAGCCCGGTGACGTGTCCGTGCCGATGATTCGCTTCCGCGACGCGGGCCTGGAGGCGGCGGTCCAGCACACCTCCGACCGGGTGGACGCGCTGGCCTGGAAGCACCGCGACACGCGCAAGCGCGTCGCCATCCAGGGCAGGACGCGGCTGCGCAACACCGCTCCCTGGACCCAACGCTTCACCCTGGGGGAGTGGCTGGGCAGCCACCGCGCCCCCGCGAAGCTCGCGGGTGAGGCGGTGACGGTCCTCCGCTCCGTGGATGGCATCACGATGAGCTGCGCCCCTTCTGTCAGCCCGAAACGGTTCTCCGACCCCACGCTCACGCAGGGCGAGGACGGCGCCATCCTCCTGGCCGCCCTGGCCGCCTTCGAGCACCCCACGACGGTCTCCAGCGCCGTGTCGAAGCTCGGCGCGAAGGCGCGGCTCGACCCGCATTCCGCGCGAGAGGTCATCGACCACCTGGTGGACGGACGCTTCCTCCAGCCGGCGTGAGCTTTCGCACCGAGGAGACGGCTTCACGCAACTTCACGAGCCCCGGACAACAGGGGCGCAGCAAGACGGGGCCCGACGGATTCCTCGCCCGGGGAACGGTGGGGCGAATAAATCGGCCGGAAAAGGCCATGTCACATGCGGCACCGGCTGCGTCGTCCTGAGGTTGAACGCAGGCACTTTCGCCCTGCACGACACTCAGGAGCCGTCCATGAAGCCC is from Myxococcus virescens and encodes:
- a CDS encoding alpha/beta hydrolase; the protein is MTHPTSSTDFDPQLAPLLPPLKGYVPLQMSLEQLEHFRRLSHVTWETLMGDAQVSCVDYSIPGYQGAEIVVSVIARQGHSVPGPAVYHIHGGGMVMGTRFAGAKPLVEWALRHDAVCVTVEYRLAPEHPAPTLVEDCYAGLAWMAAHADMLRFDPNQLVIFGGSGGGGLAAGTTLLARDRQGPRLLGQLLQCPMLDDRNETESAHRYDGVGVWDRTSNLTAWRAVLGDRCGGPEVSPYSAPARASDLSGLPPTFIDVGGAETFRDEAVAYARGILAAGGECELHVWGGAFHGFYDIAPQSDLARACIAARDAWIARMFARGAMSPCSP
- a CDS encoding B12-binding domain-containing radical SAM protein: MGGRVLSPVLLVGAGTGEATCGILYLAGYLRRGGIEAFVRLYDGDETEAEVTRTFESLLRRVRPKLVGISLKWFHHVDRALLIARTVRRLDPSIRIVVGGNSASYWWKELSGYDSIDHIVLGDGEVPLLALCNGEEAPPNVVTRSPDGRPRRLPLEYVQRATNTDDIYYSHFNDIFLSQMDQHSFSGWVAPGKGCGENCLYCGGARGNQKADFGRAKPFLRAEENVRRDHQEIAGRTWQMRYDFAGSTAGFLSSTWAGVDLSRHCCTYFLWGVPRVELVAALAETFQRVYMVIDIGCFSEQQRLEQMGRGLLKPCAKDRELLEVIDACRKYPNLDIEISGIGGLPFASKATLAEELRLVERIIGLDCVVGYQRLEAQPGALVTQHPARFDMVTEAKTFAEFLDYFERREPGDVSVPMIRFRDAGLEAAVQHTSDRVDALAWKHRDTRKRVAIQGRTRLRNTAPWTQRFTLGEWLGSHRAPAKLAGEAVTVLRSVDGITMSCAPSVSPKRFSDPTLTQGEDGAILLAALAAFEHPTTVSSAVSKLGAKARLDPHSAREVIDHLVDGRFLQPA
- a CDS encoding DoxX family protein; protein product: MTTATHTELQHTAPATRLQAGTQSSSKKALWTGRVLSGIAVLFLLFDATGKLLQIPEAQQGTVELGYPVSVLFGLGIVQLVCLAVYLIPRLSVLGAILWTGYLGGAVATHVRVGNPLFSHMLFPVYVATLLWLGLWLRDARLRAVLPGRATSPESSGRPGAEP
- a CDS encoding PQQ-dependent sugar dehydrogenase produces the protein MRTLSMPLIVAALLTGCSQTPDPTPTPQDSGVPQQDSGVPPEDSGVPPDDAGVPPDDAGVPPDDAGVPPEDPLPTGPPVPQGPPNVPEFDPAFPGQTRVPAIQTQTPIQVTEIASGFRNPWAIAFLPDQRMLVTEKPTGSLYIVTPQGAKSPAVAGLPSVDGRGQGGLLDVEVGPDYAQSQLIYWTYSEPRQGGNGLAVARAKLVDGAQPRVEDVQVIFRMMPTLESTLHSGGRMVFTPDGKLFVTLGERSILAGRVQARELNSHFGKVVRINPDGSVPQDNPYVNTEGAKPEIWSVGHRNVLSAALDSQNRLWTVEMGPRGGDELNRPEAGKDYGWPTIGYGEEYSGAPIHESPRGPGMEQPVYYWDPVISPSGMTIYSGSLFPEWRNNIFIGGLSSQALVRLMMRNDRVVGEEHLLKDLGVRIREVVQGPDGALYLLTDATNGKLLKVTPR
- a CDS encoding thioredoxin family protein, yielding MTMRLAVGALLLLWGCATPPAAPRRPLPAKAGPVFLENDWEGALRAGREGRRPVLVEAWAPWCQSCRSMRATVLASPALDEWADRFVWLAVDTDADTSMAFLQRYPVDTWPTFFVLEPEHGAVLARSLGAVSLPQFLGLLEQSERTFQQGRLGTEALVRAEALALSGQHGEAAVAYQRALEQLAPEDARRAGALVSWSKSLAATGASADCMRVAVRELPKLSRVDDRTRLLYVGMGCALDTNTEEARAVRGQFAEEANRALGAPETALTPLQRSSLYELACEAREATGDEAGLRDQARTWWAFLQLQATHANGAEERAALDSHRVMATALLDQPDAAIPLLERSERELPGDYNPPARLATLYLMAGRKDEALTASKRALALARGVSRGTVLAGHARILMAHGERAHAERLLTEALSEMDRTPGIPQDHLQRKVLEQTLARLRASNGAAPK